Proteins from one Pseudomonas sp. KBS0710 genomic window:
- a CDS encoding LacI family DNA-binding transcriptional regulator, which yields MTSFSAAQRSRVTMLDVAERAGVSKASVSRFIGDDRALLSDAIALRIEQAISELGYRPNQMARGLKRGRTRLIGMLVADIRNPYSIAVMHGVETACRQHGYSLVVCNTDRDDEQERQHLAALRSYNIEGLIVNTLGHHLDQLLELQREMPLVLVDRKVEPLHSDLVGLDNPAAVRIAVQHLEQQGYRDLLLVSEKADGTSSRLERQASFTAEIAARPVLTGAVLELDGTLENRLLTFLAKPGPKALFCANGVAALACTHALKKLGCTLFDDVGLIALDDLDWYPLVGNGITALAQPTEAIGASAFDCLLKRLRGDNAPPRTLDFLPELIVRGSTQSLVGAGLPAIAIIPSPAH from the coding sequence GTGACTTCTTTTTCCGCCGCCCAGCGCAGCCGCGTGACCATGCTCGACGTCGCCGAGCGCGCCGGTGTGTCCAAAGCCAGCGTGTCGCGCTTTATCGGTGACGACCGTGCCCTGCTCTCCGATGCGATTGCCTTGCGCATCGAACAGGCGATCAGTGAACTCGGCTACCGCCCCAACCAGATGGCGCGCGGTTTGAAACGCGGCCGCACGCGCCTGATCGGCATGCTGGTGGCCGATATCCGCAACCCCTATTCCATTGCCGTGATGCACGGCGTCGAAACCGCCTGCCGCCAGCATGGCTACAGCCTGGTGGTGTGCAATACCGACCGCGATGACGAGCAAGAGCGCCAGCACCTGGCGGCGCTGCGCTCGTACAACATCGAAGGGCTGATCGTGAACACCCTTGGCCACCACCTCGACCAACTGCTGGAGCTGCAACGGGAAATGCCATTGGTGCTGGTGGACCGCAAGGTCGAGCCGTTGCACAGCGACCTGGTGGGCCTGGATAACCCGGCGGCGGTACGTATTGCCGTACAGCACCTCGAACAGCAGGGTTATCGCGACCTGTTGCTGGTCAGCGAAAAAGCCGATGGCACCAGTTCCCGCCTGGAGCGTCAGGCAAGTTTTACGGCTGAGATTGCGGCCCGCCCAGTGTTGACCGGCGCGGTACTGGAACTCGATGGCACGCTGGAAAACCGTCTGCTCACCTTTCTTGCCAAGCCAGGCCCCAAGGCGTTGTTCTGCGCCAATGGCGTGGCAGCGCTGGCCTGCACCCACGCGCTCAAAAAGCTGGGCTGCACGCTGTTTGATGACGTTGGCCTGATCGCCCTGGATGACCTGGACTGGTACCCGCTGGTGGGCAACGGCATCACCGCCCTCGCCCAACCCACCGAGGCCATTGGCGCGAGCGCCTTTGACTGCCTGCTCAAACGCTTGCGCGGCGATAACGCGCCACCGCGCACCCTGGATTTTTTGCCCGAGCTGATAGTCCGTGGCTCCACTCAATCCCTAGTGGGAGCTGGCTTGCCTGCAATAGCGATCATACCGTCACCTGCTCATTGA
- a CDS encoding sugar phosphate isomerase/epimerase: MHKYPVSISLSSYGADLVRQQGQLSFVELLVAAGAQRIEWREELLTSEHPATLAQAAAEHGLESVFSSPLELWVAGRAQPNAELSATLDRAQTFGSRWLKVSLGYFTDTNDLQSLHALLNRHPVKLLVENDQTLHGGRIEPMQRFFTEVERLGLPVNMTFDIGNWQWQDQSALTAARLLGRHVDYLHCKAVARRQDGKLVALPPGATDLHLWEQLLKHMTQGITRAVEFPLQGDDLVAVTAQQVSALALLGQPRAENAHV, translated from the coding sequence ATGCATAAATACCCCGTCTCCATCAGCCTTTCCAGCTACGGCGCCGACCTGGTACGCCAGCAGGGCCAATTGAGTTTTGTCGAACTGTTGGTGGCCGCCGGCGCCCAGCGCATCGAGTGGCGTGAAGAACTGCTGACCAGCGAACACCCCGCCACCCTCGCCCAAGCCGCTGCCGAACACGGCCTGGAATCGGTGTTCTCGTCGCCTCTGGAGCTTTGGGTCGCCGGGCGCGCCCAGCCCAACGCTGAACTCAGTGCAACCCTGGACCGCGCCCAAACTTTCGGTTCGCGCTGGTTGAAGGTTTCCCTTGGCTATTTCACCGATACCAACGATTTGCAAAGCCTGCACGCCCTGCTCAACCGCCACCCGGTCAAGTTGCTGGTGGAGAACGACCAGACCTTGCACGGCGGGCGCATCGAGCCGATGCAACGTTTCTTTACTGAGGTGGAGCGCCTGGGCTTGCCGGTGAACATGACCTTCGACATCGGCAACTGGCAGTGGCAGGACCAATCCGCGCTCACCGCCGCGCGGCTGTTGGGCCGTCATGTGGATTACCTGCACTGCAAGGCTGTGGCGCGGCGCCAGGACGGCAAGCTGGTGGCCTTGCCGCCCGGCGCCACCGACCTGCATCTGTGGGAACAACTGCTCAAACATATGACTCAAGGTATTACCCGGGCCGTGGAATTCCCGTTGCAAGGCGATGACCTGGTTGCCGTCACTGCCCAGCAGGTGAGCGCCCTCGCCCTCCTTGGCCAGCCCCGTGCGGAGAACGCCCATGTCTGA